The Narcine bancroftii isolate sNarBan1 chromosome 6, sNarBan1.hap1, whole genome shotgun sequence genome window below encodes:
- the LOC138736070 gene encoding 14-3-3 protein gamma-B isoform X2 — MTTEEQVTELNEALSNEERNLLSVAYKNVVGARRSSWRVISSIEQKTSADGNEKKIEMVRAYREKIEKELESVCQDVLHLLDNYLIKNCSDTQYESKVFYLKMKGDYYRYLAEVASGEKRATVVESSEKAYGEAHEISKEHMQPTHPIRLGLALNYSVFYYEIQNAPEQACHLAKTAFDDAIAELDTLNEDSYKDSTLIMQLLRDNLTLWTSDQQDDEGGEGNN, encoded by the coding sequence GTAACAGAACTGAACGAAGCCCTTTCCAACGAAGAAAGGAATCTTCTCTCTGTTGCTTACAAAAATGTGGTAGGGGCGAGACGCTCATCTTGGAGAGTGATCAGCAGCATTGAGCAAAAGACCTCTGCAGACGGCAACGAGAAGAAGATTGAGATGGTGCGAGCTTACAGAGAGAAGATCGAAAAGGAGCTGGAATCTGTGTGCCAAGATGTGCTCCACCTCTTAGACAATTACCTCATCAAAAACTGCAGTGACACACAGTACGAGAGCAAGGTCTTCTACTTGAAGATGAAGGGAGACTATTACCGCTATCTTGCCGAGGTGGCATCCGGTGAGAAGCGCGCCACAGTGGTGGAGTCCTCGGAGAAGGCGTATGGGGAGGCCCATGAGATCAGCAAGGAACACATGCAGCCCACACACCCTATTCGATTGGGCCTTGCCCTCAACTACTCGGTGTTCTATTATGAGATCCAGAATGCTCCTGAGCAGGCCTGCCACTTGGCCAAGACCGCCTTTGATGATGCCATTGCCGAGCTCGACACCCTCAACGAAGACTCCTACAAGGACTCCACCCTCATCATGCAGCTTCTTCGCGACAATCTGACGCTCTGGACAAGCGACCAGCAGGACGACGAAGGCGGGGAAGGGAACAATTAA